The Geoalkalibacter sp. genome contains a region encoding:
- a CDS encoding OmpA family protein, with amino-acid sequence MIERLIGALLLVGLCCGQALALDAKDLLVESAREGAQVSLDRVIEDGKVLVRVADADNQPILGLTAADFSVSQFGRKARIVSVESFAENLDVPRHIVLMLDNSGSMQQRNAVEPLLSAMDELLKIVRPIDQVHLVVFVDGETQRIGGRDLHVRTFSSSDAEALRNFVHQVYRGRLTVNTFLFEGMLAALDIVGRMPADEPKFMVVFSDGEDLNSRYTRDDVSQSIQKLERFEAYAIDFMPGAATDPFLSSFASRGGGQIWKATEEAALVPIFQAVASKMQYNYVISYLFPTEGRLAVSPAALTIEEIKTIDASPLLGHIYFETGSSEIPARYQRFTNRLDTVTFDEQQLRGTLEKYYQVLNIFGKRLATNPDASVTLVGCNMDFGEEKGRQDLSAQRAEAVGAYLRDIWNIDPERIRLEARNLPEKPSTSRIEEGRADNRRVEIHSDHPAILDLVRSTYTNYRIDNSSLIVRPLIDSLYGLADWRIQVGAGGATLAEISGEGAPNDHYLLPLKLDRPQDVGAAGSIAVTLEARDRRDQQLSVAAEPVKVQFLQTSQRLAQQLDYRVQEKYALILFDFDRDTIDARNQGIVEQIAARIRALPQAAVEIVGHTDNIGSDAYNQKLSERRAKAVYDLLLAAAGGDPDKRIQYRGAGAQDPPYDNLSSEARAFNRTVAITLEYLARD; translated from the coding sequence ATGATTGAGCGGTTGATTGGCGCATTGCTGCTGGTGGGATTATGCTGCGGGCAGGCTCTGGCCCTGGATGCCAAGGATTTGCTGGTTGAATCAGCGCGCGAAGGCGCTCAGGTTTCCCTTGACCGCGTCATCGAGGACGGCAAGGTGCTGGTGCGGGTCGCAGACGCCGACAACCAGCCGATTCTCGGATTGACGGCGGCGGATTTCAGCGTCAGCCAGTTCGGCCGCAAGGCACGCATCGTCTCGGTGGAATCCTTCGCGGAAAACCTCGACGTGCCGCGCCACATCGTGCTCATGCTCGACAACTCGGGCTCCATGCAGCAGCGCAACGCCGTCGAGCCCCTGCTCTCGGCCATGGATGAGCTGCTCAAGATCGTGCGCCCCATCGATCAGGTTCATCTGGTGGTGTTCGTCGACGGCGAAACCCAGCGCATCGGGGGGCGCGACCTGCATGTGCGCACTTTCAGCTCCAGCGATGCCGAGGCCCTGCGCAACTTCGTTCACCAGGTCTACCGCGGGCGTCTCACCGTCAACACCTTTCTTTTCGAGGGCATGCTCGCCGCCCTCGACATCGTTGGCCGCATGCCCGCCGACGAACCCAAGTTCATGGTGGTGTTCTCCGACGGCGAGGATCTCAACAGCCGCTACACCCGCGACGACGTGAGCCAATCCATCCAGAAACTGGAGCGCTTCGAGGCTTACGCCATCGACTTCATGCCCGGCGCCGCGACCGATCCATTCCTGAGCAGTTTCGCCTCACGCGGCGGCGGGCAGATCTGGAAAGCCACGGAAGAGGCGGCTCTGGTGCCGATCTTTCAGGCGGTGGCCTCCAAGATGCAATACAACTACGTGATCAGCTATCTGTTCCCCACGGAAGGACGCCTGGCGGTGTCCCCCGCAGCCCTGACCATCGAGGAGATCAAGACCATCGACGCCTCGCCTCTGCTCGGTCACATCTATTTCGAGACCGGTTCCAGCGAAATTCCCGCGCGTTACCAGCGCTTCACCAATCGTCTGGACACAGTGACCTTCGACGAGCAGCAACTGCGCGGCACCCTGGAGAAGTACTATCAGGTGCTCAACATCTTCGGCAAACGCCTGGCGACCAACCCCGACGCCTCGGTGACCCTGGTGGGCTGCAACATGGACTTCGGCGAGGAAAAAGGCCGCCAGGATCTCTCCGCGCAGCGCGCCGAGGCCGTCGGCGCCTACCTGCGCGACATCTGGAACATCGACCCTGAGCGCATTCGCCTCGAAGCGCGCAATCTGCCGGAAAAACCCAGCACCAGCCGCATCGAGGAAGGCCGCGCCGATAACCGTCGCGTGGAAATCCATTCGGATCATCCGGCGATTCTCGACCTGGTGCGCAGCACCTACACCAATTACCGCATCGACAACAGCTCGCTCATCGTGCGCCCGCTCATCGACAGCCTCTACGGCCTCGCCGACTGGCGCATCCAGGTCGGCGCGGGCGGCGCGACCCTTGCCGAAATCTCCGGGGAAGGCGCCCCCAACGATCACTACCTGCTGCCTCTCAAGCTCGATCGGCCGCAGGACGTGGGCGCCGCGGGCAGCATCGCGGTAACCCTGGAGGCCCGGGACCGCCGCGACCAGCAACTCTCCGTGGCCGCCGAACCGGTCAAGGTGCAGTTCCTGCAAACCAGCCAGCGCCTCGCCCAGCAGTTGGACTACCGGGTTCAGGAGAAATACGCCCTGATTCTCTTCGACTTCGACCGCGACACCATCGACGCGCGCAACCAGGGCATCGTCGAGCAGATCGCGGCGCGCATCCGCGCCCTGCCCCAGGCGGCCGTGGAAATCGTCGGCCATACCGACAACATCGGCTCCGACGCCTACAACCAGAAGCTCTCGGAGCGCCGCGCCAAGGCAGTCTACGACTTGCTGCTCGCGGCAGCGGGCGGCGACCCGGACAAGCGCATCCAGTATCGCGGCGCGGGCGCCCAGGATCCGCCCTACGACAACCT
- a CDS encoding esterase/lipase family protein, with product MSNPHAPFYPIIYVRGYAMTQSEQDETTADPFCGFNLGSTVYRSTPEKDRPAKKFIFESPLVRLCSDFGYADVYKDGLDIVDPEWEGPIPARSIVIYRYYDEASKLLGTGKTPPITEFAKGLSRLILRVRELVCAHPESDLSPEDFRCYLVAHSMGGLVCRAFLQNPALGDEQARRAVDKVFTYATPHNGIDVLGLNVPRFLSAADMNNFNRATMAKYLDLEALFKKTGRADWLPEEAFPSERFFCLVGTNRADYEAAMGLSRAFAGHGSDGLVRIDNASVWGTNARGQVSAPSATAYVYRAHSGFFGIVNSEEAYQNLTRFLFGDIRVDVWVDVEAVHLPPEIQGKPVNALYLFELLASPRGKRWYLTRRVAEEDSPACRNHQQLIDPENKNARKIYLSTVFLANRARVNPERPSLAYGLTLGVRVPEYEVERRFWADTHYEGGYLFRDTLIVEMVPPQQTGGDWTVHTGWQSDQAGRATQALAYKTLRNGKIEMRVAFGGKQAPGIQGHLRFVVSAWNG from the coding sequence ATGTCCAATCCCCATGCGCCCTTTTATCCCATCATCTACGTGCGCGGCTATGCCATGACCCAGAGCGAGCAGGACGAAACCACCGCCGATCCCTTCTGCGGCTTCAACCTGGGGTCCACGGTCTATCGCTCCACCCCCGAGAAAGACAGGCCGGCGAAAAAATTCATCTTCGAGTCGCCGCTGGTGCGCCTGTGCTCGGATTTCGGCTACGCCGACGTCTACAAGGACGGGCTCGACATTGTGGATCCCGAATGGGAAGGCCCGATCCCGGCGCGCTCCATCGTCATCTACCGCTATTACGACGAGGCCTCAAAATTGCTCGGCACGGGCAAGACCCCGCCCATCACTGAGTTCGCCAAGGGACTGAGCCGGCTGATCCTGCGCGTGCGCGAACTGGTCTGCGCCCATCCCGAGAGCGACCTGTCGCCGGAGGATTTTCGCTGCTATCTGGTCGCTCATTCCATGGGCGGGCTGGTGTGCCGCGCTTTTCTGCAAAATCCCGCCCTCGGGGATGAGCAGGCGCGCCGCGCGGTGGACAAAGTCTTCACCTACGCCACCCCGCACAACGGCATCGACGTCCTGGGTCTCAACGTGCCGCGCTTTTTGTCGGCGGCGGACATGAACAATTTCAATCGCGCGACCATGGCCAAATATCTCGATCTGGAGGCTCTGTTCAAAAAGACCGGGCGCGCCGACTGGCTGCCCGAGGAAGCCTTTCCTTCCGAGCGCTTTTTCTGTCTGGTGGGCACCAACCGCGCCGATTACGAAGCGGCCATGGGTCTGTCGCGCGCCTTCGCCGGGCACGGCAGCGACGGGCTGGTGCGCATCGACAACGCCTCGGTCTGGGGAACCAACGCCCGCGGCCAGGTGTCGGCGCCCAGCGCCACCGCTTACGTGTATCGTGCTCATTCGGGCTTTTTCGGCATCGTCAACAGCGAGGAGGCCTATCAGAACCTCACGCGCTTTTTGTTCGGCGACATCCGCGTGGATGTCTGGGTGGATGTCGAGGCCGTGCACCTGCCGCCCGAGATTCAGGGCAAGCCGGTCAACGCTCTCTATCTTTTCGAACTGCTCGCCTCGCCGCGCGGCAAGCGCTGGTACCTCACGCGCCGTGTGGCGGAGGAGGATTCGCCGGCCTGCCGCAATCATCAGCAACTCATCGATCCGGAAAACAAGAACGCCCGCAAGATCTACCTGTCGACGGTGTTTCTCGCCAACCGCGCCCGGGTCAACCCGGAGCGCCCCTCCCTGGCCTATGGCCTGACTCTGGGCGTGCGCGTGCCCGAGTACGAGGTGGAGCGCAGGTTCTGGGCCGATACCCATTACGAGGGCGGCTATCTGTTCCGCGATACCCTGATCGTCGAGATGGTTCCGCCCCAACAGACCGGGGGCGACTGGACGGTGCACACCGGTTGGCAGAGCGACCAGGCCGGCCGCGCCACCCAGGCCCTGGCCTACAAGACCCTGCGCAACGGCAAGATCGAGATGCGCGTTGCCTTCGGCGGCAAGCAGGCGCCGGGCATCCAGGGGCACCTGCGTTTCGTCGTGTCGGCCTGGAACGGCTGA